In a genomic window of Sphingomonas koreensis:
- a CDS encoding TonB-dependent receptor plug domain-containing protein → MVSFTRTRLLTSTLLLTGAIFVAPAQAQETPAAESPAEEVVVTGTLIQRPDLEISSPVTVVGAEEISFKQPNTAEDLLRDLPAVRPALGPAVNNGGDGSSQVDLRGLNQAGTNTSQRTLVLLDGRRIVPFGLDGFTDLNNIPIALVERVDVVTGGASTVYGADAVAGAVNFVTKRDFRGIDVSTNYRIAERGDGMQFRADLVMGAGFDDDRGNVVLAFGYTDRKPVFSTNREVGRFPRSITNGNFQGATAAVPTILQGSPSNAALGLAPGDFGAVFDPALGAFRTGLQSDTYNTNEFQYVQAPLERFNAFVQGRYEITEGIEAYASGMFTRNSARIQLASTGTFSNPFVIPISNAYLPVPARNQLCGAIGLTAAQCVAAANATSRNDPNYREVAASPGRRIVEFGARGNQVDSNMFQMQFGLRGNITETLRYDVFAQYGETTQNQTRENWGSYSRLQQALLSRRDAAGNPVCYDTSNGCVPINLFGPLGSITTPMLTFIDLDAQIRRVIKQSVVGANLSGDLFGLKSPFSEKAAAFSVGVERRVLSARSQPDQPSQIQSEVLGTGARIPPDFGRIEAKEVFGELIIPLVTDAPFFHDLTVEGGIRYSDYSTTGGSTTWKAGGTWEPVQGYKLRGMYQVAIRSPNIQELYQSPVTGLSNLNPDPCQASQLPSAAANPSLAALCVYTGAPSGTIGQIPSPTSGQINSTTSGNVNLDVERAKTFTVGAVLQPDFLPGFALTVDYFNIKIEDAISNPAVGDILNGCYSTTLNPSQTPNAFCDLIRRSPNNGSLNGAGETPGVILSGSNLGKIETAGIDLGVSYRYSFGEDSALRFSFNGTWLDYYHFQATPNSINRDCTGYYSTNCTNPRAEWKWNTRLTYSQGIFDVSLMWNHISSVRLEPAALPQAQRPPLNVPQTAGPNPATIFDAYERIPAYNWFDLSIAAELNENFSMTFGVENLFDKAPPVVGATIGGTAFNNANTFPSIYDTIGRTFSVSGRLKF, encoded by the coding sequence ATGGTTTCATTCACTCGCACGCGTCTGCTCACGTCGACGTTGCTGCTGACCGGTGCGATTTTCGTCGCGCCGGCGCAGGCCCAGGAAACGCCCGCTGCCGAATCGCCGGCTGAAGAAGTGGTCGTCACCGGCACGCTTATCCAGCGTCCCGACCTCGAGATTTCGAGCCCGGTCACGGTTGTCGGCGCTGAAGAGATATCCTTCAAGCAGCCGAACACGGCCGAAGACCTGCTGCGTGACCTGCCGGCGGTTCGCCCGGCGCTTGGCCCGGCGGTCAACAACGGTGGTGACGGCAGCTCGCAGGTCGATCTTCGCGGTTTGAACCAGGCCGGCACCAACACGTCGCAGCGCACGCTGGTGCTGCTCGACGGCCGTCGCATCGTGCCGTTCGGCCTCGACGGCTTTACCGACCTCAACAACATTCCGATCGCGCTGGTCGAGCGAGTCGACGTGGTCACCGGCGGCGCTTCGACGGTCTATGGCGCCGACGCCGTCGCGGGTGCGGTCAACTTCGTCACCAAGCGCGACTTCCGCGGCATCGACGTGTCGACGAACTATCGCATCGCCGAGCGCGGCGACGGGATGCAGTTCCGCGCCGACCTGGTGATGGGCGCCGGTTTCGACGACGATCGCGGCAACGTGGTGCTGGCGTTCGGCTACACAGACCGCAAGCCGGTCTTCTCGACCAACCGTGAAGTCGGCCGCTTCCCGCGCTCGATCACAAACGGTAACTTCCAGGGCGCGACCGCGGCGGTGCCGACGATCCTGCAGGGTTCGCCCAGCAACGCCGCGCTGGGCCTGGCACCGGGCGACTTCGGCGCAGTGTTCGATCCGGCGCTGGGCGCGTTCCGCACCGGTCTGCAGTCCGACACGTACAACACCAACGAATTCCAGTACGTGCAGGCGCCGCTCGAGCGCTTCAACGCCTTCGTGCAGGGTCGCTACGAGATCACCGAAGGCATCGAGGCCTATGCCAGCGGCATGTTCACGCGCAACTCCGCGCGTATCCAGCTTGCCTCGACCGGTACGTTCAGCAACCCGTTCGTGATTCCGATCAGCAACGCCTATCTGCCGGTTCCGGCCCGCAACCAGTTGTGCGGTGCGATCGGCCTGACGGCGGCGCAGTGCGTCGCGGCGGCCAACGCCACCTCACGCAACGATCCTAACTATCGTGAGGTAGCGGCATCGCCGGGTCGCCGCATCGTCGAGTTCGGCGCACGCGGCAACCAGGTCGATTCGAACATGTTCCAGATGCAATTCGGTCTGCGCGGGAACATCACCGAGACGCTGCGTTACGACGTGTTCGCGCAATATGGCGAGACCACGCAGAACCAGACGCGTGAGAATTGGGGCTCCTACAGCCGCTTGCAGCAGGCGCTGCTTTCGCGTCGCGATGCCGCTGGCAATCCGGTCTGCTACGACACGAGCAATGGCTGTGTGCCGATCAACCTGTTCGGTCCGCTGGGTTCGATCACCACGCCGATGCTGACGTTCATCGACCTTGATGCGCAGATCCGCCGCGTGATCAAGCAGAGCGTGGTCGGCGCCAACCTCTCGGGGGATCTGTTCGGGCTCAAGAGCCCGTTCTCGGAAAAGGCGGCGGCGTTCTCGGTCGGCGTTGAGCGCCGCGTGCTTTCGGCCCGCAGCCAGCCCGATCAGCCCTCGCAGATCCAGAGCGAGGTGCTGGGCACCGGCGCGCGCATCCCGCCCGACTTCGGCCGGATCGAAGCGAAGGAAGTGTTCGGGGAACTCATCATCCCGCTGGTAACCGATGCCCCGTTTTTCCATGATCTGACTGTCGAAGGCGGCATCCGCTACTCCGATTACAGCACCACTGGCGGCTCCACCACGTGGAAGGCCGGCGGCACCTGGGAGCCGGTGCAGGGATACAAGCTGCGCGGCATGTACCAGGTCGCGATCCGCTCACCCAACATCCAGGAGCTGTATCAGTCGCCGGTCACGGGTCTGAGCAACCTTAATCCCGATCCTTGCCAGGCGAGCCAGCTCCCTTCGGCAGCGGCAAACCCGTCCCTGGCCGCCCTGTGCGTCTATACCGGCGCGCCGTCGGGAACGATCGGTCAGATCCCGTCGCCGACCTCGGGCCAGATCAACTCGACCACCTCGGGTAACGTGAATCTGGACGTTGAGCGGGCCAAGACCTTCACGGTCGGCGCGGTGCTTCAGCCCGACTTCCTGCCGGGCTTCGCGCTCACGGTCGACTATTTCAACATCAAGATCGAGGACGCGATCAGCAACCCGGCGGTTGGCGACATCCTGAACGGCTGCTACTCGACCACGCTCAACCCCAGCCAGACGCCCAACGCGTTCTGCGACCTCATCCGTCGCAGCCCGAACAACGGCTCGCTCAATGGCGCGGGCGAGACCCCCGGCGTGATCCTGTCGGGCTCGAACCTCGGCAAGATCGAAACCGCGGGTATCGATTTGGGCGTGTCGTATCGCTATAGCTTCGGCGAGGACAGTGCGCTGCGGTTCAGCTTCAACGGCACGTGGCTCGATTATTACCACTTCCAGGCAACGCCGAACTCGATCAACCGTGACTGCACGGGCTATTACAGCACCAACTGCACCAACCCGCGCGCCGAGTGGAAGTGGAATACGCGCCTGACGTACTCGCAGGGCATCTTTGATGTCTCGCTGATGTGGAATCACATCTCGAGCGTTCGCCTTGAGCCGGCGGCTCTGCCGCAAGCACAGCGTCCGCCGTTGAACGTGCCGCAGACTGCGGGTCCGAACCCGGCGACGATCTTCGACGCCTATGAGCGGATACCGGCCTATAACTGGTTCGATCTGTCGATCGCGGCCGAGTTGAACGAGAATTTCTCGATGACGTTTGGCGTCGAGAACCTGTTCGACAAGGCGCCGCCCGTGGTAGGCGCGACGATCGGCGGCACCGCGTTCAACAATGCGAACACCTTCCCGTCGATCTACGACACGATCGGCCGGACCTTCTCGGTGAGCGGTCGCCTCAAGTTCTGA
- a CDS encoding M23 family metallopeptidase, which translates to MKAAGGLVIAGAVLAAIAAGGMAPVPAANGQARPAPSRNAFSFDGPMIQGGMVLGTAPALTSRIVFQGQEVPVAADGRFLIAFDRDAGPAATIVATRVDGSEIRRTLSVQPRAWRIERLNTLPRISQPSAEFERRRPGEVAQIKAAREIRSPSQGWRQRFMWPVTGRISGLFGSQRVYRGEPGSYHSGVDVARPTGTAVLAPADGVVILATQAPFTLEGKLLMLDHGMGLNSAFLHLSRIDVKAGDVVRRGQTIGAVGATGRATGPHLHWGMRWRNAKIDPLLIAGSMPVAVD; encoded by the coding sequence ATGAAGGCGGCGGGGGGGCTTGTCATCGCCGGGGCCGTCCTCGCTGCGATAGCGGCGGGCGGCATGGCGCCGGTTCCGGCAGCGAACGGGCAGGCACGGCCGGCACCGTCGCGCAACGCGTTCAGCTTCGACGGGCCGATGATCCAAGGCGGCATGGTGCTCGGTACCGCGCCGGCACTGACCAGCCGGATCGTCTTTCAGGGGCAGGAGGTGCCGGTCGCGGCGGATGGCCGCTTCCTGATCGCATTCGACCGCGACGCCGGCCCCGCTGCGACGATCGTCGCCACGCGCGTGGACGGCAGCGAGATCCGCCGCACGCTTTCGGTCCAGCCGCGCGCCTGGCGGATCGAGCGGCTCAATACGCTTCCGCGTATTTCGCAGCCGAGCGCCGAGTTCGAGCGGCGGCGGCCGGGCGAAGTGGCTCAGATCAAAGCCGCGCGCGAAATCCGATCGCCGTCGCAGGGATGGCGCCAGCGCTTCATGTGGCCGGTGACCGGCCGCATATCCGGCCTGTTCGGGTCACAGCGCGTCTACAGGGGCGAGCCGGGATCGTACCATTCGGGCGTCGATGTCGCGCGCCCGACGGGGACCGCGGTGCTCGCCCCCGCCGACGGCGTGGTGATCCTGGCGACCCAGGCGCCCTTCACCCTGGAGGGCAAGCTGCTGATGCTCGACCACGGCATGGGGCTCAACAGCGCATTCCTGCATCTCTCGCGCATCGACGTGAAGGCGGGGGACGTCGTGCGCCGCGGCCAGACGATCGGCGCGGTGGGCGCGACCGGCCGCGCGACCGGTCCGCATCTTCACTGGGGGATGCGCTGGCGCAATGCGAAGATCGACCCGCTGCTGATCGCGGGATCGATGCCGGTGGCGGTGGACTGA
- a CDS encoding DUF2093 domain-containing protein translates to MLMSSNTARPARLHYMANGFRVLVPGDHVVCAVSGEKIPLDALRYWSVARQEAYATAEIATRALMTP, encoded by the coding sequence ATGCTGATGTCGTCCAACACCGCCCGCCCGGCGCGGCTCCATTATATGGCGAACGGCTTTCGCGTATTGGTGCCCGGCGACCATGTCGTCTGCGCGGTGAGCGGCGAGAAGATCCCGCTGGATGCGCTGCGCTACTGGAGTGTCGCGCGACAGGAAGCCTATGCCACCGCCGAGATCGCAACGCGCGCCCTGATGACGCCATGA
- the xseA gene encoding exodeoxyribonuclease VII large subunit, whose protein sequence is MSDPFDDQFPPRLVAEGREGDNAAPLSVGELSLKLKRMVEGEFGHVRLRGEISGFKRAASGHVYLALKDADAVIDAVMWRGQADRLPFRPQDGIEVVATGKLTTYPGRSKYQIVIERMELAGEGALMALLEKLKAQLAGEGLFDPARKQPLPFAPQTIGVVTSPTGAVIRDILHRLADRFPTHVLVWPVKVQGEGAAAEVAAAVRGFDAMPADGPVRRPDLVIVARGGGSIEDLWAFNEEVVVRAVAACSIPIISAVGHETDTTLCDHAADVRAPTPTAAAEIAVPVRAELANAVATMGLRAERYARRYHERAGERLAALVRVLPRRDALLGPQRQKADDLGAKLDRALERRVTAARGVLDRAAGALRPAVLERKLDTLRHRLDGAGKLLDAVNPDNLLQRGYVRVGAKASGKVVASAADARAAGAVTLHFRDGIVDARVERSGAKSYAGDKPEQPDLF, encoded by the coding sequence ATGTCAGACCCCTTCGACGATCAGTTTCCGCCGCGGCTCGTAGCCGAGGGGCGGGAAGGGGACAACGCTGCTCCGCTGTCGGTCGGCGAATTGTCGCTGAAGCTGAAGCGGATGGTGGAGGGCGAGTTCGGCCATGTCCGCCTGCGCGGCGAGATTTCGGGGTTCAAGCGTGCGGCGTCGGGCCATGTCTATCTGGCGCTGAAGGATGCCGATGCGGTGATCGACGCGGTGATGTGGCGCGGCCAGGCCGATCGCCTGCCGTTCCGCCCGCAGGACGGGATCGAGGTGGTCGCGACCGGCAAGCTCACCACCTATCCCGGCCGGTCGAAATACCAGATCGTGATCGAGCGGATGGAACTGGCGGGCGAAGGCGCGCTGATGGCGTTGCTGGAGAAGCTCAAGGCCCAGCTGGCCGGGGAGGGCCTGTTCGATCCGGCGCGCAAACAGCCATTGCCGTTCGCCCCGCAAACGATCGGCGTGGTGACGTCGCCGACCGGCGCGGTGATCCGCGACATTCTCCATCGGCTCGCGGATCGTTTCCCGACCCATGTCCTGGTGTGGCCGGTGAAGGTGCAGGGCGAGGGCGCCGCGGCCGAAGTGGCGGCGGCGGTGCGCGGGTTCGACGCCATGCCGGCGGATGGCCCCGTCCGGCGGCCCGATCTGGTGATCGTCGCTCGCGGTGGTGGGTCGATCGAGGATCTGTGGGCGTTCAACGAGGAGGTCGTGGTGCGCGCGGTCGCGGCCTGCTCGATCCCGATCATCTCGGCGGTCGGGCACGAGACCGACACGACGCTGTGCGACCATGCCGCCGACGTGCGCGCGCCGACGCCGACCGCGGCGGCGGAGATCGCGGTGCCGGTGCGCGCCGAGCTCGCCAATGCCGTTGCGACGATGGGCCTGCGCGCCGAGCGCTATGCGCGTCGCTATCACGAGCGGGCGGGCGAGCGGCTGGCGGCGCTGGTGCGCGTGCTGCCGCGGCGCGACGCGCTGCTGGGGCCGCAGCGCCAGAAGGCGGACGATCTGGGCGCGAAGCTCGACCGCGCGCTGGAACGGCGGGTGACGGCGGCGCGCGGGGTGCTCGACCGGGCAGCGGGCGCGCTGCGGCCGGCGGTGCTGGAGCGCAAGCTCGACACGCTGCGCCATCGGCTGGACGGGGCGGGCAAGCTGCTCGACGCGGTCAATCCCGACAATCTGCTCCAGCGCGGCTATGTGCGCGTTGGTGCGAAGGCGAGCGGCAAGGTGGTGGCGAGCGCGGCGGATGCGCGGGCGGCGGGGGCCGTGACGCTGCATTTCCGCGACGGTATCGTCGATGCGCGGGTTGAGCGCAGCGGCGCCAAATCCTATGCTGGCGACAAGCCCGAACAGCCCGACCTGTTCTGA
- the purD gene encoding phosphoribosylamine--glycine ligase: protein MNVLLLGSGGREHALAWKLAQSPRLDSLHAIPGNPGIAKYAACHDVTLTDHAAVIDFCERHAIGFVVVGPEAPLVDGLSDSLRAAGYGVFGPSQAAAQLEGSKGFTKDLCARENIPTAGYIRVADLETARLALARDFPRPVVIKADGLAAGKGVTVAMTDEEADAAIAAIFDKPGGEAVIEEFLEGEEASFFVLTDGTDFVTFGSAQDHKRVGDGDTGPNTGGMGAYSPAPVLTPALEAEAIETIIKPTIAGMAKAGTPYSGVLYAGLMLTRNGPKLIEYNARFGDPECQVLMLRFEGDLLELMLATEAGELAGREAPRFGAETALTVVMAAKGYPGTPQTGGAIDGLDAAEETGAQVFQAGTKLDGGQLVAAGGRVLTVTATGATVTEAQAAAYRAVDAIDFPTGFARRDIGWREVARERG, encoded by the coding sequence ATGAACGTCCTGTTGCTTGGGTCCGGTGGCCGCGAACATGCGCTCGCCTGGAAGCTCGCGCAATCGCCCCGGCTCGATAGCCTTCATGCGATCCCCGGCAACCCCGGAATCGCCAAATATGCGGCCTGCCACGACGTTACGCTGACCGATCATGCCGCCGTGATCGACTTCTGCGAGCGCCATGCGATCGGCTTCGTCGTGGTGGGCCCCGAGGCACCGCTGGTCGATGGCCTTTCCGACAGCCTGCGCGCCGCCGGCTATGGCGTGTTCGGCCCCAGCCAGGCCGCCGCCCAGCTCGAAGGGTCGAAGGGCTTCACCAAGGATCTGTGCGCGCGGGAGAATATCCCGACCGCCGGCTATATCCGCGTCGCCGACCTCGAAACCGCGCGCCTCGCGCTCGCCCGCGATTTCCCCCGCCCGGTGGTGATCAAGGCCGACGGCCTTGCCGCGGGCAAGGGTGTCACCGTCGCCATGACGGACGAGGAAGCCGACGCCGCCATCGCCGCGATCTTCGACAAGCCCGGCGGCGAAGCCGTGATCGAGGAGTTTCTGGAGGGCGAGGAAGCCAGCTTCTTCGTCCTGACCGACGGCACCGATTTCGTCACCTTCGGCTCGGCGCAGGATCACAAGCGCGTCGGCGACGGCGATACCGGCCCCAATACCGGCGGCATGGGCGCGTACAGCCCCGCTCCGGTGCTGACCCCCGCGCTCGAAGCCGAAGCGATCGAGACGATCATCAAGCCGACGATTGCCGGCATGGCCAAGGCCGGCACCCCCTATTCGGGCGTGCTCTATGCCGGGCTCATGCTCACCCGCAACGGCCCCAAGCTGATTGAATATAACGCCCGCTTCGGCGATCCCGAATGCCAGGTGCTGATGCTGCGGTTCGAGGGCGACCTGCTCGAGCTGATGCTCGCCACCGAAGCCGGCGAACTCGCCGGCCGCGAAGCCCCCCGTTTCGGTGCCGAGACCGCGCTCACCGTCGTCATGGCGGCAAAGGGCTATCCCGGCACGCCGCAGACGGGCGGCGCGATCGACGGCCTCGACGCGGCGGAGGAAACCGGCGCGCAGGTCTTCCAGGCCGGCACGAAGCTGGACGGCGGCCAGCTCGTCGCCGCGGGCGGCCGCGTCCTCACCGTCACAGCCACCGGCGCGACCGTCACCGAAGCGCAGGCCGCCGCCTATCGCGCGGTCGATGCGATCGACTTTCCCACCGGCTTCGCCCGTCGCGACATCGGCTGGCGCGAGGTGGCGCGCGAGCGGGGCTGA